The following is a genomic window from Capnocytophaga stomatis.
AAATTTGGAAATAACTCACTTACCTCAGTTCAGGGCGAGCCTCTTTGGAAGCAGTTTTTGGAAAAACTCTCCGATCCTATCATAATTATTTTACTTGTGGCTTTGGTGGCTTCTTTCGGAGTTTCGTGCTATGAATTTTTTGCAGGAGGAGAAGGCTTTCACGTATTTTTGGAACCTATAGGCATTTTGTTTGCTATTTTTTTGGCAACAGGTGTAGCTTTTTATTTTGAGCTAAAAGCCAACAAACAATTTGAAATTCTTAATAAAGTAAATGACGATATTCTCTACAAAGTTATTCGTAACGACAATATTACGCAAGTGCTTAAAAATGATATAGTTGTAGGAGATATCATTGTTTTGGAAACCGGTGAAGAAGTTCCTGCTGATGGCGAACTTTTAGAAGCTATTTCATTGCAAATCAATGAATCAACTCTTACGGGAGAACCTGTGATACATAAAACTACAAATCCTGAAGAATTTGAGGCAGAGGCTACGTATCCTTCTAATTACATTTGCCGAGGTACTTCGGTTGTAGATGGGCATTGTATTTTTGAGGTAAAACAAGTAGGTGATAATACAGAATATGGAAAAGTTTTTGAGGGAGTTCAAATAGATAATTCAGTAAAAACGCCTTTAAATGAGCAACTTAACAAGCTTGCAGGTATCATTACCAAATTGAGTTACGGTATAGCTCTTATGGTAATTATTGGTCGATTGTTAGTTTATTTCTCAAATTCGGCAAATTTACCAATTGATTGGATTAGCTTCGGGGGATATTTCCTTAATACTGTGATGATTGCGATTACTATCATTGTGGTCGCTGTTCCCGAAGGTTTGCCTATGAGTGTTACCTTGAGCTTAGCGTATAGTATGCGTAGTATGATGGCTACCAACAACTTAGTTCGTAAGATGCACGCTTGCGAAACAATGGGAGCTACTACCGTGATTTGTACCGATAAAACGGGAACGCTTACTCAAAATCAGATGAAAATTTATGAAGTTTTCTTTCCTAATTTTAAAGAAATGGGAGATGATAAACTATCGCAAATTATAGCCGAGTCGATGGCAATAAATTCCACAGCTTATATTGATTTTTCCGAAAAAGAAAAACCGCAAGTTTTGGGAAATCCTACCGAAGGAGCGTTGCTGTTATGGTTAAATAAACAAGGAAAAAATTATCTTCCTATTCGAGAAAAAGCAGACATAATCAATCAGTTAACGTTTTCTACGGAACGCAAGTATATGGCAACTTTCGTGAAGTCGCCCGAGGCTGGAAAAGGTATTTTGTACGTGAAAGGAGCTCCTGAGATTGTGATGAGTTTTTGCCACTCAGCCAACGGATTGAATTCCCCAGTTTCGCAAAAAGATTTTGAAGAACGATTGCTGCAATATCAATCGCAAGCAATGCGTACAATTGGCTTTGCCTACAAGGTTTTTGATGAAAAAACGACCGTTTTTGAAAATGGAAAATTAGCCGTAAATGATTTGCAATTTGTTGGTATTTGTGCCATCAGCGACCCTGTAAGAGAGGACGTTCCGCAAGCAATAAAAGAATGTTTAAATGCTGGAATTCAGGTTAAAATAGTAACGGGAGATACTTCAGGAACTGCCAAAGAAATTGCCCGACAAATAGGACTTTGGGATGAAACTTGTTCCGATAGAAATATGCTTACAGGAACTGAGTTTGCTGAGATGAATGATGAGGAATTAACACAGCGATTGGGTGATTTGCGTGTACTTTCAAGAGCTCGCCCGTTAGATAAAGCCCGATTAGTCAATTTGTTACAACAGAAAAATGAAGTGGTAGCGGTAACGGGTGACGGAACCAATGACGCTCCTGCACTCAAGGCGGCTCAAGTAGGGCTTTCAATGGGCGATGGAACTTCGGTTGCTAAAGAAGCCAGTGATATTACCATTTTGGATAACTCGTTTACCAGTATCGGGAAAGCAGTTATGTGGGGACGTTCGCTATATTTGAATATTCAACGTTTCATATTGTTTCAGTTGACAATCAATGTTGTAGCTTGTATTATCGTACTTCTTGGGGCATTTTTAGGAACAGAATCACCTCTTACGGTTACACAAATGCTTTGGGTAAATTTGATTATGGACACCTTTGCAGCTTTGGCATTGGCGTCACTTCCGCCAAGTAAAGAGGTAATGAATGACCTTCCAAGAAAAAGAAATACAAATATTGTAACTCCCGTGATGTCTCGAATTATTTTTGGAGTGGGAGGATTTTTTGTAGTTCTGCTTTTCGGATTCGTACAATACTTTAAGCATACGGATATTCAGTCGCTTACGCAATTTTCTATTTCTGATTATTTCAGATACTTTTTTGATTTTTCAAAAGTGCCGAACGGACTTAGTGCATATGAATTATCGCTGTTTTTCTCTATTTTCGTGATGCTTCAATTCTGGAATATGTTCAATGCGAAAGCCTATCGGACAGGAAAGAGCACTTTGCACCAAATGTCAAAAAGTCAAGGTTTTATGTTGATTGCCTTTATAATAATTTTAGGACAAATTTTTATCACGACCTTTGGAGGAGAAATGTTCAACGTTACACCTTTAAAAACAGTTGATTGGCTAATAATCATAGGAGGAACAAGTTTCGTTCTTTGGTTGGGAGAAATTGGTCGTTTTCTTAACAAGGGAAAAACATCACAAAAAAGTAATTAGTTTTGGTTAAAAACAATGTAATACAATGAAAGTCTTGAGTTTTTCAAGGCTTTCTTTTTTTGTTTTTTCCTCATAATGAGATGGCTATCTATATTCTGAAAATTGATATTTATGGCTGAAAAAACGCAATATCTAAATCTTGGTTTTAATATTAGAAAAAAATCAGATTGCTAAAACCTTGTTTTTTTTGATAAAGAGTAATTATTTATTGTTTTTCAATAAATAATTATTATATTTGCAGTGATGAATTTTAATATTTTAAGTTATGCGAAAAGTATTTATTTTAAAAACTATTCTTGATTTATTATTTATTTTGTCTCTTTTCGGAGTTTTGAGTTTTATTTCATTCTTTATGGAAGACACTATTAAAGTAAACGGCTATAATGTTACTGCTGGCACATTGTCTGCCAAAATTGTACTGTGTTTTTGGTATATTGGATATCTTTTGTTTGTCTATGGAATCTATCTTTTCAGAAAAACTGCATATTTATTCCTCCGAGTACGAATTTTTAATGAAAAGGTAATCAAGAACTTGAATAAAATAGGAATTCTACTGATAATCATAACTATATGTACAGACGTTTCTTTAATGATTTATAGTGCCATAGAACATAAAAATATAGGATTCCGATTAGATACAAACCCTGTGTTGTTTAAAATAGCTGTAGGCTTGTTATTTATGACTTTGAGTGAAGTGCTTAAAATAAGCACACGAATGAAGGAAGAAAACGAATTAACGATTTGATACTATGCCGATTATTGTAAATTTAGATGTGATGATGGCAAGGCGAAAAATATCGTTAAACGAGCTTTCGGAAAAAGTAGGCTTAACGCTTTCCAATCTTTCTATTTTGAAAACAGGAAAAGCCAAAGCCATCCGATTCAGCACACTCGAAGCCATCTGTAAAGCCCTTGATTGTCAGCCTGCCGATATTTTGGAATACAAGGAAGAAGAGTAATAAAATAAAAAAGGGAACGCGATTAACTCCGTTCCCTTTATTGTTTTTATTTCAAATATTCCACTTTCAAATCGGTGATTTTTCCGTTGAAATGTTCCAGTTTTTTAAGCGGAAAAACCAAAGTTTGTACCCATTTTCGAGGTTTATCCAAATGAGCATCGTCTTTGTGAGGAACGATTTCCAAAGTTTCGATAAGTTCATCATTTATGTACAATGAAGTCGATTTGTTGGTTCCTTTAACAATGATTTTCAGCTTTTTATTTGTTGGAAGAAAATAATTAAATTGATAGTTATATCCGTCACGACTAAAACCTACTTTTCCACTTTTAGGGTCTGACAAATAGAATGTTGCATAATCGGAAGTGAACAAAGCTGTTCCTTTTGGGTTGCTTTTCGCATTGATATAGAAAGTTACGCGATAATCATATCCGATATCGGTTAGTGCTTGCCCCAATTCCTTGCCTTTTTCGGGATTTTTAAGTTCAAAAACCACTCCTTTTTCGCTTTTTGCAGGACGACCGAGCACATTTACCATAGGAGCTTCGCTAAGCAAATGACGTTTTTTGTCGAAATCAGCAAAAGGAACTGTAGTGTTTTTTCCGTTCCACATCTTTACGGAAAGTGTTTGCATTGCCGGAAATAAGCGATGATAAACGTCCTGCTGGCTGATTCCGTTCCCTACGTGGTCATTCCAAACGGCAAACATTCCGCCTTTAATTTGAGGATGGTTCTCTTCGAAAACTTCATTGCCGATGGTGGCAGGCGTCCAACTTTCGTATAATTTTTTGATATTCAAGTAATCATAATAATATCCCGCTTGCGGAACGATGTATATCCATCCGTCCGGAACACTAACCACATCGTATCCCAAGGAAATCATATCGCGAGGTTGCGCAAATCCGTTGTACCAGCAAAACATCAGCACGTCTTTCACTTTTACGGGAGTTTCACCTTTGGCGTGGGTCAAAGCTCCCCAAAGAGCTGCTTTCTTGCCGAAACTTTCAATGTATTTGATGTAATAATCCGTAAAATAGCGGAATTTTTCCACGACTTCGGGGTCTTTGTTGCTGTATTCGTCCGTACCGATATGCACCAACGGATTTACGAAAACGGGATTTTCGCCTTCCAGATATTCTTTGAACAATTTATCGAAAAACTCGTATGTTTTTGGGTTGAACAAATCCACGTGGTCTTTGCCATATTTGTCGCTACCAATTTCGGGCAGATAGTGTGCAAAAGCCAAAGTGTGTGCCGGAGCGTCGATTTCAGGAATGATGGTAACTCCTTGTTTTAGAGCATCAATTTGAAGCTGGCGAAATTCTTCTTTGGTGTAATGCCCGTCTTTTGCCGCAAGTCCGGGGAAAGTGGTGCTTTCCAAACGAAATGCAGAATAGGTTTTGTCCCAATCTTCATTGAAGAATTTCTTGAAACCATTGTCGTTCAGGTGAATTTGGAAAGTATTCATCTTGTAGTAAGCCATCAGTTTTACCACCGATTTGAGATAATCCAATGTGAAGAATTTTCTGCCCACATCAAGCATAAAACCACGGAACGGATACTGCGGATAATCCACAATAGTTCCGCAAGGCAGGTCAAAAGACTGTTCCGAAAGTTGCAATAAGGTGCGTGTTGCCCAATATAGTCCTTTGGAAGAATTTGCACTGACTTTTACCTGTTTCCCGATTTCGATTTGATAAGCTTCCTCGCCTTTGTCTTTCAAAATATCGGGATGGATTTCAAAATGAATGTCTGATTTTGAATTATTTACTTTTAATATTTTCCCGAACATTGCCTTGAAATCGTCAGCGAAGGCTTGCATAACTTCTGCCGACTTTGCATCTGCCGAAAGCGATGTTTTTTCGGAAATCGTGAAATTGCCTTTTGCTTCTTGCCATTGGCTAAGCTCAGGAATTACAAAAGGTTTGGCGTTTTGTGCCGTCCCCATCCAAGAGAACACACACAGTGCGATAATCATAAAATGTTTCATAGTAAACTGAAAAAATTCTGGTTTCTTGGCAAAGTTAGTAGAAAATTCAGAAAGTAACAAGTTTAAAGCTTTGAAAGTTAAAGCCTAAATAGCAGTTTTGAATTTTAAAATGGAATACTTATTGACAAAATTTAATTTTAAATACTCATTCGCTAAGTATTGTTTATCTTTTTAAGGAGGTAAAAACAACCTGTTAAACTAATTTTTACAGCCCCAAAAAAGCAAAAAAAATAGATATTCGGTTTTTGGTTGTACAAATTAACAAAACAAAAAGGATAATTATTTTTTAGTCAAATAATTATCCTTTTCTTGTGGAGTCGGAGAGAATCGAACTCTCGTCCAAATAAGCAATTCAAAGGCTTTCTACATACTTAGTTTTTGTTTGATTTTCGTCGGGTTGCTGACCAAAAACCGCCCACAACACGCTTAGTTTCCTAAAATCCGAATCTTCAGCGGAAACCATCATCCGATTCAATGTTGACTTTTATGGTGCCTCTGTATGAACCGCCGTCAACAAGGGCTTTTCAGAGACATCTCGCCTCCCTACCTTGTAGAGACTTAGCCAGAAATCCTACTAAACTTCAGATTAGGCAGCAAGAGCGTAGTTATTCTCGCCATTTAAAAAGTTTGAAATAGAGATTAACGAGCATTAATTTCATAGCTCGGTATGCTTACATTTCAATTCGACTTACTGTCAAAACCGATCGACCCCATTCAAGGTTCTTTCTATGAACTTGGGGCAAAGATAATTACTTTTTTGATTATTTCAAAAAAATAAATCTCTCAGAATCAAATCAAACGATTAATAACTTTTAAATCAGAGGGATATTCCATTCTTTGCATTCGTTACGCATTTCGTCAGACCATATACTTGCTTGAATTTCACCAATATGTGCCTTGTGAAGCAAAAACATACACAATCTGGATTGACCAATACCTCCTCCTATAGAAAGCGGAAGCGTTCCGTTTATTAATCGCTGGTGAAAATATAATCCCAATCGGTCTTCTTTTTGTTCAATTTTCAATTGCCGAAGCAATGCTTCCTTATCAACTCGTATTCCCATTGAAGAAATTTCAAAAGGAAGTTCTAAAATAGGATTCCAAAGGATAATGTCGCCATTTATTCCTGCAAAATCACCGGAAAAACTGCTCCAATCATCGTAATCGGGTGCACGTCCGTCGTGTTTTTCTCCATTGGAAAGTTTTCCGCCAATGCCTATGATAAAAACTGCTTTTAGTTCTTTGGCGATAGCAGCTTCTCGTTGTTTGGGAGTGAGGTTCGGGAATCTTTGCAAAAGTTCTTCCGAATGAATAAAATGGATTTCGGGAGGTAATATGGGTTTTATTTTTGAGAAACTTTCGCAAACCAAATATTCTGTACGTAATAACGTGGCATAGATACGACGTACGATGTCTTTCAGAAAGGTAATATTGCGTTGTTGTTCTGAAATTACCATTTCCCAATCCCATTGGTCAACATAAAGCGAATGCAAGTTTCCGAGTTCTTCATCGGCACGGATAGCATTCATATCGGTATAAATTCCGTAACCTTTTTCGATGTTATAATCGGCAAGCATTACGCGTTTCCACTTAGCCAGCGAGTGTACTACTTCGGCACGTTTGTCATCCATATCTTTAATTGGGAAATTGACAGCACGTTCCACGCCACTCAAATCGTCATTAAGTCCTGTTCCTTGCAAAACGAACAAAGGAGCGGTAACTCTGCGTAATCGAAGTTCGGCGGATAAGTTAGCTTGAAAAAAATCCTTTATTTTCTGAATTCCCAATTCGGTTTGTTGTAAATCTAAAAGGGGAGTATAGTCTTTAGGTTTTATTAAATAACTCATACAAATTTAATGATTGGTGAGCCAAAAAGTTTTAAAATCGGACAAAAGTATGAAAAAAATTAATTCGTCTTAAAAATAATTTCTATGCAATAGTAGAAAATACATATGCACAAGCTTGTTTGTTGTGTGAAAGGTAAATTTTGATATACTTTGATTTTGTTATTTTGTAGTTTTTTTTTCTGAATTTTATTTTTATGTAGTTTTTTTTTATAATTATTTTGTTTTTTAAAAAATATTTTTAATTTTGCCTCTGTAATTTATTTGTAAAATCACGTACACTATGAAGGTAACAGAGCATATTGCCAAAGCCAAAGGGAAGACGCTTTTTTCTTTTGAGATTGTTCCGCCCAAAAAAGGAAATAATATTGAGGAACTTTATAGGAATATCGAGCCACTTATTGAGTTCAAACCTCCTTTCATTGATGTTACTACATCGCGTGAGGAGTATTTTTATAAGGAACATCCTAACGGGTTGTTAGAAAAGAAAATCACTCGTATGCGTCCCGGAACGGTGGGAATATGCTCTGCCATAAAATACAAATACGGAATCGATACGGTGCCACACGTGCTTTGCGGAGGTTTTACAAAAGAAGAGACTGAATATCTGTTGGTTGATTGTTTTTATCTGGGTATCAATAATGTAATGGCACTGCGAGGCGACGCAATGAAGGAAGAACGTTACTTTCAGCCTACTAAAAACGGACATACCTACGCTATGGAACTGGTAAAGCAAATCAAGGATTTAAGCAAAGGAAAATATCTGCACGACGTAATTGAAACCGACTACGGAGCCGATTTCTGCATCGGGGTGGCAGGATATCCTGAAAAGCACATAGAGGCTCCTTCGATGTCTTTTGATTTGGCTCGGCTCAAAGAAAAGGTAAATGCAGGTGCGGATTATATTGTAACTCAAATGTTTTTTGACAATCAAAAATATTTTGATTTCGTGGAAAAGGTGCGTTTGGCTGGCATTGACGTTCCTATCATTCCTGGTATCAAGCCCATTACCACTAAAAGGCATATCAGTTTGCTTCCACAGGTTTTCAAACTTGATTTGCCCGAAGAATTGGTAAGCGAACTCGAAAAATGCAAAACCAATAGCGAAGTGAAACAGGTGGGCATTGAGTGGGCAATTCACCAAAGCAAAGAACTTAAAAACTATGGCGTACCCACGCTTCACTATTATTCTATGGGAAAATCGGACGGAATCGTGGATATTGTTTCCAAAGTTTTTTAATCGTAAGTCGTATAAAAAGAAAAAGAGTAAAAATACATAAAAAAATAGAATTAAAATATGAAAACCAATCTATTAGGGTATCCCCGCATAGGGGAAAAACGCGAGTTGAAAAAAGCCAATGAGGCTTTTTGGGCAGGAAAAATTTCCGAAAAAGAACTTTTTGAAGTTGCTGATACTATCCGAGTTCATAACTGGAACATTCAGAGAGAGGCAGGCATTGACTTGATTCCTTCCAATGACTTTTCATTTTATGACCAAGTGCTTGATTTTTCATTCTCTGTAAATGCTATTCCCAATCGTTTTGCTCCGATAAACCATTTGTCGGATATGGAACTCTATTTTGCGTTGGCAAGAGGATATCAAAAAGATGGAATTGATATTACGGCTATGGAAATGACGAAGTGGTTCGATACTAATTATCATTACATCGTTCCGGAATTCTATAAGAATCAATCGTTTAAAGTGAGATACAACAAAGCCCTTGCCGAGTATCAATTTGCCAAAGAGAAAGGATTTGAAACCAAACCCGTGTTGCTGGGCATCGTTACTTATTTGTTGCTGGGGAAAGAGAAAGAAAATGATTTTGACCGTTTGGATTTGGCTTCTTCGTTGCTTGTTGCTTACAAACAAATCGTGAAGGAATTGGTAGCCGCCGGGGCGAAAACCATTCAGATTGACGAACCTTGTTTGGCACTTGACCTCTGCCCAAAAGCAAAACAAACGTACTTATCAGTTTATGAAGACCTTAGAGCATCGTTCCCAAATACGGAATTTATCCTGACCACTTATTTTGGTGCATTGGCAGATAATTTGTCTTTGGCATTGAGCCTTCCGTTTGACGTGCTTCACATTGATTTGGTACGTGCTTATGAGCAATTAGATGATGTTCTTAATCAAATAGATAGTAAAAAGAAACTTTCACTCGGAGTTGTTGACGGAAGAAACATCTGGATTAACGATTTTGAAAAATCTTCGGCTTTGATTCAGAAAGCACAGCAAAAGATTGGCAATGAGCGTGTTTTGGTATCTTCCTCTTGTTCTTTGCTTCATTCGCCTTGTAATTTGGAGTTGGAAAACAATGAAAAAGTGCTTACTCCCGAAATCAAACAATGGTTGGCTTTTGCCAAACAAAAACTTGCGGAAATCAGCACTATCAAGGCAATAGCAGAGAATTCTTTAACTGAAAGTCAAAAATCTGCTGTGGCTCAAAACAAAACTTCTAACGACAATCGGAAAACTTCCAAACTCATCCACGATACCGAAGTGAAGGCTCGGGTAGCTTCCATCACTGAAAAAGATGCTCACCGCAAAGGAGCGTTTGCTGAGCGTCAAGCCATTCAACAAAAGGCGTTGAACCTGCCACTTTTCCCTACAACTACCATCGGTTCGTTTCCTCAAACACAAGAGGTTAGGAGTTGGCGGGCGAATTTCAAAAAAGGCGTTCTTCCGCTGTCAGAATACGAAACATTATTGAAAGAAGAAATTGAAGCCTCCATTCGTTTTCAGGAAGAAGCGGGAATTGATGTATTGGTTCACGGGGAGTTTGAACGTAACGATATGGTGGAATATTTTGGCGAACAATTAAAGGGATATACTTTTACCAAATTCGGTTGGGTGCAAAGTTATGGGTCGCGTTGTGTAAAACCTCCGATTATTTACGGAGACGTATCGCGTCCTGAGCCGATGACGGTACGCTGGTCGCAGTACGCACAGTCTTTAACGTCGTTTCCTGTTAAGGGAATGCTTACGGGACCAGTAACGATTCTGCAATGGTCGTTTGTACGTGATGACCAGCCTCGTTCCACAACTTGTACGCAAATTGCTTTGGCGATTCGCGATGAAGTGGTTGATTTGGAAAAAGCAGGTATCAAGGTTATTCAAATTGATGAACCTGCCATTCGCGAAGGGTTGCCATTGCGTAAAAAAGA
Proteins encoded in this region:
- a CDS encoding calcium-translocating P-type ATPase, PMCA-type, producing MTEKNHYKGLSDAQVLENRQKFGNNSLTSVQGEPLWKQFLEKLSDPIIIILLVALVASFGVSCYEFFAGGEGFHVFLEPIGILFAIFLATGVAFYFELKANKQFEILNKVNDDILYKVIRNDNITQVLKNDIVVGDIIVLETGEEVPADGELLEAISLQINESTLTGEPVIHKTTNPEEFEAEATYPSNYICRGTSVVDGHCIFEVKQVGDNTEYGKVFEGVQIDNSVKTPLNEQLNKLAGIITKLSYGIALMVIIGRLLVYFSNSANLPIDWISFGGYFLNTVMIAITIIVVAVPEGLPMSVTLSLAYSMRSMMATNNLVRKMHACETMGATTVICTDKTGTLTQNQMKIYEVFFPNFKEMGDDKLSQIIAESMAINSTAYIDFSEKEKPQVLGNPTEGALLLWLNKQGKNYLPIREKADIINQLTFSTERKYMATFVKSPEAGKGILYVKGAPEIVMSFCHSANGLNSPVSQKDFEERLLQYQSQAMRTIGFAYKVFDEKTTVFENGKLAVNDLQFVGICAISDPVREDVPQAIKECLNAGIQVKIVTGDTSGTAKEIARQIGLWDETCSDRNMLTGTEFAEMNDEELTQRLGDLRVLSRARPLDKARLVNLLQQKNEVVAVTGDGTNDAPALKAAQVGLSMGDGTSVAKEASDITILDNSFTSIGKAVMWGRSLYLNIQRFILFQLTINVVACIIVLLGAFLGTESPLTVTQMLWVNLIMDTFAALALASLPPSKEVMNDLPRKRNTNIVTPVMSRIIFGVGGFFVVLLFGFVQYFKHTDIQSLTQFSISDYFRYFFDFSKVPNGLSAYELSLFFSIFVMLQFWNMFNAKAYRTGKSTLHQMSKSQGFMLIAFIIILGQIFITTFGGEMFNVTPLKTVDWLIIIGGTSFVLWLGEIGRFLNKGKTSQKSN
- the metF gene encoding methylenetetrahydrofolate reductase [NAD(P)H], producing MKVTEHIAKAKGKTLFSFEIVPPKKGNNIEELYRNIEPLIEFKPPFIDVTTSREEYFYKEHPNGLLEKKITRMRPGTVGICSAIKYKYGIDTVPHVLCGGFTKEETEYLLVDCFYLGINNVMALRGDAMKEERYFQPTKNGHTYAMELVKQIKDLSKGKYLHDVIETDYGADFCIGVAGYPEKHIEAPSMSFDLARLKEKVNAGADYIVTQMFFDNQKYFDFVEKVRLAGIDVPIIPGIKPITTKRHISLLPQVFKLDLPEELVSELEKCKTNSEVKQVGIEWAIHQSKELKNYGVPTLHYYSMGKSDGIVDIVSKVF
- the asnA gene encoding aspartate--ammonia ligase — encoded protein: MSYLIKPKDYTPLLDLQQTELGIQKIKDFFQANLSAELRLRRVTAPLFVLQGTGLNDDLSGVERAVNFPIKDMDDKRAEVVHSLAKWKRVMLADYNIEKGYGIYTDMNAIRADEELGNLHSLYVDQWDWEMVISEQQRNITFLKDIVRRIYATLLRTEYLVCESFSKIKPILPPEIHFIHSEELLQRFPNLTPKQREAAIAKELKAVFIIGIGGKLSNGEKHDGRAPDYDDWSSFSGDFAGINGDIILWNPILELPFEISSMGIRVDKEALLRQLKIEQKEDRLGLYFHQRLINGTLPLSIGGGIGQSRLCMFLLHKAHIGEIQASIWSDEMRNECKEWNIPLI
- a CDS encoding DUF2975 domain-containing protein, which translates into the protein MRKVFILKTILDLLFILSLFGVLSFISFFMEDTIKVNGYNVTAGTLSAKIVLCFWYIGYLLFVYGIYLFRKTAYLFLRVRIFNEKVIKNLNKIGILLIIITICTDVSLMIYSAIEHKNIGFRLDTNPVLFKIAVGLLFMTLSEVLKISTRMKEENELTI
- a CDS encoding helix-turn-helix domain-containing protein; this translates as MPIIVNLDVMMARRKISLNELSEKVGLTLSNLSILKTGKAKAIRFSTLEAICKALDCQPADILEYKEEE
- the metE gene encoding 5-methyltetrahydropteroyltriglutamate--homocysteine S-methyltransferase is translated as MKTNLLGYPRIGEKRELKKANEAFWAGKISEKELFEVADTIRVHNWNIQREAGIDLIPSNDFSFYDQVLDFSFSVNAIPNRFAPINHLSDMELYFALARGYQKDGIDITAMEMTKWFDTNYHYIVPEFYKNQSFKVRYNKALAEYQFAKEKGFETKPVLLGIVTYLLLGKEKENDFDRLDLASSLLVAYKQIVKELVAAGAKTIQIDEPCLALDLCPKAKQTYLSVYEDLRASFPNTEFILTTYFGALADNLSLALSLPFDVLHIDLVRAYEQLDDVLNQIDSKKKLSLGVVDGRNIWINDFEKSSALIQKAQQKIGNERVLVSSSCSLLHSPCNLELENNEKVLTPEIKQWLAFAKQKLAEISTIKAIAENSLTESQKSAVAQNKTSNDNRKTSKLIHDTEVKARVASITEKDAHRKGAFAERQAIQQKALNLPLFPTTTIGSFPQTQEVRSWRANFKKGVLPLSEYETLLKEEIEASIRFQEEAGIDVLVHGEFERNDMVEYFGEQLKGYTFTKFGWVQSYGSRCVKPPIIYGDVSRPEPMTVRWSQYAQSLTSFPVKGMLTGPVTILQWSFVRDDQPRSTTCTQIALAIRDEVVDLEKAGIKVIQIDEPAIREGLPLRKKDWEAYYDWAIRAFRISASGVEDSTQIHTHMCYSEFNDMIQAIADMDADVITIECSRSQMELLDVFADFKYPNEIGPGVYDIHSPRVPSVEEMSFLMEKAIKVIPQRNLWINPDCGLKTRHWEETKKALIAMVETAKQLRNKYA
- a CDS encoding family 20 glycosylhydrolase — translated: MKHFMIIALCVFSWMGTAQNAKPFVIPELSQWQEAKGNFTISEKTSLSADAKSAEVMQAFADDFKAMFGKILKVNNSKSDIHFEIHPDILKDKGEEAYQIEIGKQVKVSANSSKGLYWATRTLLQLSEQSFDLPCGTIVDYPQYPFRGFMLDVGRKFFTLDYLKSVVKLMAYYKMNTFQIHLNDNGFKKFFNEDWDKTYSAFRLESTTFPGLAAKDGHYTKEEFRQLQIDALKQGVTIIPEIDAPAHTLAFAHYLPEIGSDKYGKDHVDLFNPKTYEFFDKLFKEYLEGENPVFVNPLVHIGTDEYSNKDPEVVEKFRYFTDYYIKYIESFGKKAALWGALTHAKGETPVKVKDVLMFCWYNGFAQPRDMISLGYDVVSVPDGWIYIVPQAGYYYDYLNIKKLYESWTPATIGNEVFEENHPQIKGGMFAVWNDHVGNGISQQDVYHRLFPAMQTLSVKMWNGKNTTVPFADFDKKRHLLSEAPMVNVLGRPAKSEKGVVFELKNPEKGKELGQALTDIGYDYRVTFYINAKSNPKGTALFTSDYATFYLSDPKSGKVGFSRDGYNYQFNYFLPTNKKLKIIVKGTNKSTSLYINDELIETLEIVPHKDDAHLDKPRKWVQTLVFPLKKLEHFNGKITDLKVEYLK